CCAAAAGATTTCATATTAAAGAGGGTTTACAGAGTGGGATCATAACATTTATGACCAGTGAAATGGTTAACAAAATGTGGTTTACTGTTAATTCATGAACGTGTCATTAATTTAAAATCAGATATAGATTTTAGTGGTCAGAACTGATTCTAAAAACAAATATGGTAATTAAAAACCCTAGACCGCATTGCCTCTAGTGTGACATTACTCTTTCTTCAGGCAGGTATTTTTTGAATGAGGCACTTGAAATTCACTGCTCTCAGGGGTAGCAGGTGTCAACTGGACCATCTCACACAAAAGCTCTCTCTGTATTGTGGTAGATCGCATTCAAGGGCTGAGAACAGCACAGGAACATGTCAAGTGTAAAGCTCTTCTCTGCTCTTTTTGACGAGAGTTGCACAGTGACAAAAAGTCCTGTGCGCATTCACAGACCCATTATGTTTTTTGGTCTAGAATATTTCCAGAATATCATTTGTCATTGCATGTCTAGAATATTTcctacatatactgtatgtgcagtatgtgtgtgtatttgtcatAGTCATGCGCATACAGCCCTCCCAGTTGCTGTCTCTCAGCAGGCTGGTGAGGAGCATGCAAAGGTTGCCTGGAGGAAAGACACAAGCTGAAAAAGCTGGCAGACCCTGAACACAGCCTGCCTGTAATCCTGTTAAAATGAGCTAAAGCAAATGCACTCTCTTCATGCAGAgaggcagcagcagcagactttactcactccacacactcccactGACTCATTTACATGGCCATGCTTTACACCCTGCAGTAGGCCAGCCTGCCTACCTGagctagacacacacacacacacacacacagagacagacagagagagagagagagagagagagagagaattttggACCCCATTAGCTGTATAGTATCCAGTGTATATAACTGCTTcagataaataaaccaaaagcTAATAACCAATCTAGATTAAATGATGTTAAATCTCGTAAGGGTATCAAATAGTAGCCCAAGTTCACTTTTTTATTCCTGTGTTCTAAACTAACCAATTACAGAAAGCGTTTTCCATTAGCCTTTTCATCATTGTAACTGTGATTAGATGATTAAGTACTTGACAGCCTTCAGCCATTGTTAAGAACAGCGGCTCACCTGTCTGCATGTTAAAGCATGGGAAAGAGCCGTGGCACAGCTTCACGCCGACACGCCATCAGAATGGGATGAAACTACACTTTGGGAAGGGAGGAGGGGGAAGAGTGTGTAATTCCCACTCACAAGGAATCTACGAAGCTCCGGGCGCCTCCAGAAACACGGTATCAACATAAGAGCTCGAGCTTTATGTTCGCTTTTTGATCCCAGAAACTAAAACTGTGCTAATTACGAGGCGGAGACCATCTGGACTCGGTGTTCCCCTTCCACGGTAATTGGAGGCGCCATTAAGTGTTCATGTGAATTAAAAGCCCCCGCCTTCATCAAGAGCTACAcacaattatttacattattgttTATTAGCCATAGCGAGTGTGAGCCGCAGGATTAAAGCCTGCCGTAAGCACATTTGATAAAATATCCTACCTACTACCGTACCAGGGCGTCCATATTGAGCTTTTTAGTAACTGGGTTTTACACAAATGGAcaatcacaaataaacaaataggtACATTCACTCTGCAACATTACCTCCACGTCTTATATGCACACATACTTGATTACACACAGCCGCTGGTAGCATCCTCAGTGGTTGTGTTTTTACTGTTCACCCAAAACCATGGACGAACTCAAGGTTGGTCAtttcaaatattaaacattagtATGACCCTGTGAACAGCACATCCTAAGCTTTGCTAATTAACAAACAGAACACGAATGTCCTGACGCTTTATTGGATTCAAAGCGTTGTCTTTATATTCGGTTAGCCTATGTGCTAATctacaaacatttatttttatattgaacGTAACTGGAAACAAAAATCGTTTTATTATATGTCCAATACAAAACCTAAATAAACAAGgtgcaaaacaaaataaaaccaattaactgatactttttaaaaaggcattccagtttatatttattaagcAATTGGTGTTACATAGATGTGTTTTCTTAGTGAAATTAatatttcttaaacattttgtgGTAAAATAACAGAATACGATTGCCTCATAAATGCCCCTTGCAAAATGCAACAGTACCAGAAATATGCACAGAGACATAGGCCATGATTAACTAACGATAACTTCAAATCAAGCATTTCAAAGCAAATCATTTAACACAAATTCTACTCGTTACCGACCTACAGCTGCAGCTCAGTCAATAGCTCAATGGCGCCCTCTGGTGGTCAAATAGAACGAGTTCATTTTATTCTGGAGTACTCCCTATCctgtacattttaaagtttTCCCCTCTTCCTACACCTCATTCaaataatcagctaattaacagccCATCCTGAGTTGAAGCGGGAGTGTTAAGGCAGGAAAACtataatgtgcaggacagggaaGTCCAGAACCAGGGTAGGAAACCTGTGCATTAAGGCATCGCTTTCATAACAGGGTGTGTCGGAAACGGGATGTGGCTGCTACTGATTTGTTGTCCTGTGTAGTGTTGTAGGAGATGTTAATGTTGTAGGAAGTAGCACTTTAACACAGCGAATGAACTTTGGTTTGAAATATATTACCATGACATGGTCGACAGTTGATGCCTGTACTTTCTCCCCCCTTGTGGCCATATTGACTAGCATGATCATTTCTTAGCACAGAGTTGTTGGATATCTTGGCCAATAATGCATATATGATACCTTCAGCAGCCAGCATTTTATGCAAACACTAGATTGGCCAAGACTTGATGGCTTTCCACTTTTGAATAATACCTGAGAATACAGCATTTAGCACAATGAGTTGAATACTGCTACATACAGGTGGCACAGTTccatcccccctccccctcagtttttacagtgaaaaacatACATCcagattgttttattttaaatgaatgatatATAAGCTAAACTCCACTAAGCTAAGCAAAGTTTACATTCTTCAGACTTGATAAAATTGTtgaaaccacacacactttcacaacaTTCTGAATACGAAAGTCTATATAAAAATCATACTTCTTGAGTGGACCACAGAAAATGTTGCAATGATACTCAGCTTTGAGTGTATACTCTGTATGTTTTGGCAGGTAAGGCAATACTTATGCACAggcacacacatatgtatacacTCAAGCACTGATTCGCAAAGGCAGGCATGTAATTTAACCATTGAGTTTCTCTGCCTCATCAGCTGTTTTCACAGTGGTCAGTTCATTATGGCCCTCCTCTTCTCCGGGCAcctgatgaaaaaaaatgacacaataTGGAAGaatatatgatatttttatagTACTCCTTAACTGTTTTTATGCCATGTTTGTCACCATCTACTTTTCTTGAGGAAAAAaaggatgtttaaaaaaaaaaggtaagttTACAGTTTGTTGTTGTGTATCTCCCAATCAAATCACTTCACTACAATTTCATATAGTGACTGTAGAATAGTAAATAGTTTACCTCCCAATAGATTGCATCCTCAAAGCAGTGAGTGTCAGGTGGGGCTCCATAAATAGgcagttttaaaatgaatcctAAGAACATACACAGCCTGTTATGAGTCCTACACAAGCTTTACAATAAGCCTCTACATGCTGTTTAATAATGATCACTATAGGCACATAGCATTAGAACCCTGTTACTATGTTACAACTCCAAGATTACAGCAGTAGTGATGTCTGTAAAACACTTTACCACtgagaataaaaatattttatggtCACGCATATTTCATCACATTATGATTTAAGAATTACATTGTGAAGTAAGACTGGTTCCTTGATTCTTACCAACAATAAGCCCACCAATCAGGGCCATACCCAGGGTAACAGAAAGCGAGACGATTTGCATTACAGCTTGATTGGATGCAGTGAAATCCTTGGAGATTTCAGGAAACACATCTGCCATCCTATGAAAAACATTAGAAGGAGGCAGTGTGAACTATTAAAAAGCTTTGTTCACTGAATACATATGAAAATGCAATCTATATCTCCTAGTGCAAAAGTAAAAAGTTTCATAGTAATATTTAAGTCTTCAGTATTTTAGCTATATTCAATTTGGCTGTATTTTTGTATGGCAAGCTTTATAGTTAGTAAAAAGAGTTATCACCCATTGCCATATATTGAAGAGCTTGCTGTTGCAGCAGTGATGGACCCAACAATGGCTCCCAGGACTCCAGGCATGCCGTGTAGGTTATGAACACCACATGTATCTTGAATCTTCAGCTTTGACTCCAAAACAGGCTGCCAAAGAGAGTACCACCAATATATAGAGTTGAAAATAAGAATACTGAAAAGTATGTGTGTCATTTTCCCCTAATATGTGGTTATGCTGACCCTTGTTTTAATAACAGCCTCAGTCCTGTTAGTTAAGAATGCTACCACTGTCGTGTCAGTTTTAGTTTAATCCACTCTTAAACTGACTGGACGTGCAAATCAGCTACACTTTGTGGAGTCTATTTTGGTGTTTCAGATGTAGTTCcaaataattcaaaataaagTATTCTATGGCATCAAAGTCCAGTGATTTTGCAATCCAGTCAAAGTATCTCAGTGTTCCATCATATTACCTGAGCTCACACTCAGTGCATCTTGCAGTGTTTTGCTTGGACATGAAGCACAAAGGGCAACCTCAGTCTGTCTCGCAACTGACGTACCAGTTTTACACTAATTTACATTAATCCGTGTGCAAAACTTTGGACAACAGTGTCAGTGTAAGTGATGTTTACACTCACCCGGTCACTTCTTGTGTCATGAATTGTAGTCTGATACGATTTTAACCATGTACATTTACCCTTGTACTCAAATACAGCTCTGGTTAATGAGACTGAAAAAATCCAATTGCTGTATTATGTGTTTACATGCTGTTTAGCTCATTACATTCAAAGATTTTTACTTCCAGTGTTGTTCatcatttttaaatagtttttttatcttgtaaacatttttaaagccGCTAATGTTGGAATTTATTGAGTATATGTGTCACATATTTGGAGGAGTTTTGGTTGTCAAATGTGGCTATGTGAGAATGATGTATTCACACTTGTGTAACAGGTGACTAAAATGCATTTCAGCCCACCTTGGAAGTTTCAAATACATTTTGGATGcatttacacttttatttttatgtagatAATCCCTGTCTGCATAtaatcataatatataatacacatgAAACAAACAAGTGTAAAAAATTCAGAGCTTTAATATAGTTTGTGAGAGCACTCACTGTGAGGTACTTGTACCCCAGCACTGAGATTGTTCCAGCCAGGAATCCCACTATCATGGAACCAAATGGAGTCAGCATCATCTCACCAGCAGTTCCTACAGCAACACCTCCTGCCAATGCCGCATTCTGAATGTGCACCTAAAAGATCCATGTGATAAGATTAGTATGTGATGTATTGAAACAccagatgtatgtatgtatgtatgtatgtggtgTACTGAAACACCATCTCCCACCTCTCCAAATAACAAGCTTTACAGTTAGTAAAACGATTTATGTAGAGCAGTAATTCTGTAGATTAGTACTGCATATGAATACACCACATATAGTACTTATCACATGGATCTTTCAGGGTCTGAATGTGCACCTAAAAGATCCATGTGATGAGATTAGTACTGTATGTGGTGTATTCAAACACCATCCCCCACCTCTCCAAATAAATCTTCTCCTCAAGAGCCAGTATGTGGTTTGACTTCTCTAATAGTTGAAATGACAATCTTAAAAAAATTTCCTCTTAGATAACTATCAACACATTGGATGATGGACAGATTACATCTGCCCGGTGACAAAGAAGGCTatgatgtcaataaaataagTGAAGTGGATAGTGTTATGTTAGTCATGTATTGCATTGTTACAATAGCATTTAAGCAAATCTTGCCTTCTATGTTGGAGGTACCATGAAAATATTGCTGACTGTgaacatgaaaatgtatttcctCACAATATGTAATACTTTTAGATTCTATCGGATGCCCTTTTCTTATTTTCAGAAGGGTTTACTCTGCTCTTATTTGTAAGCCTATATAACCAATTAACAAGCCAATTGTGCAATCATTGTAAAACATACACATGAAGACCTAGCCAACTGAAACACTTTAACACAACTAGGCCACTTGGGGGTGCTCACCATGTCGAGTTTTCCTTCGTGGTTGACAAGAGCAGAGAAAGCATATGTGGCAAGTGTGCAGGCAGCCAGTGAGTAGTATGTGTTCAGGGCAGTGCGATGCTGGTCATCTCCTAAAGCCGTGATGGCTGAGTTGAAGCTGGGCCAGAACATCCACAGGTAGATTGTTCCTGTAGAGAGATAATCAGAACATAAGAAACTTTTCTGTTGGTGAGATGCAGGCAAAgttcttgtctctctctctctctctctctttgtaatGGTCCTTGATCAGGAACCTTGGCTCATGTATAAGTGCTGAAGCAAAGTCTGATTTTGTAATTAAAAGTCATATCAACAATGACATAGTGGATGTTCTGTGGTTTCCAAACTCTGCCATGgctttattttaatcattacaaatttatACCATAATTAACCATTTATCTGgtttaatttgtttacatttttacagtgtCCAATACCTGAAGGGATTATTCTACCACACACTAATGGGCTCCTGTTTCTGGGCAAATAATTTAACTAACCAATCATGGCAAAGAGGTCAGAATGGTACACGGAGCTGTTCCTGTGCTTGCTCTTGTCCAGGTTGGGCCTGTACAGCACACGTGTAACCATGAGTCCAAAGTATGCTCCAAATGTATGGATGGTCATGGATCCTCCAGCATCTCTTGCCTGTAGGTGTTTAAAGATACATAAGTTTTAAAAGAGTATTTTTATGTACTGTTTGTTCAAagaatcaaacatttttttaccCCATTGTCTCCCAATTTTGTCATTTGCCAATTTCTAGCTTCTATCTAGCTCTCCTCTATCACACTACATTTACCAAACAGGACAGGTGAACGCTAGCATGTGCTTCAGCTGAAACACATGAAACCTGCCATCTTTTCAAAGTGCTATTCATTGTATGTCACAGGGCATCTGAGCATACTCTCAGGAAAATGCgatctgccctcttcctcatacaagAGCTCACAGTGtctctgattgacaggagaaTCAGTAACAAACCCATCCCACTCAGAGGGTGAATTCCCTGCCACaaatggctgtggcattgtagGGATTCAAACTCCTGAACACTTTTTTGTTGCATCATTCAGGAGCCCAACAGGCCTCATTAATAAGAAAATTAATTGTAAGTAATTTTCTCTTTGATCAaaattttttatacaactgtcTAACATAATTTACAGTGCTCTCctctaatattgacaccctggTTAAATAGGAGCAAAGAAGTTTGTGAAAAAtagctttattgtttaaccttttgatattttgttcacaaaattcacaaaaatacgctcatatttttttgttgttttttttgtttttctttgaatgtttgtttgttattgtcttttgtttctccctttctttcaaaatgtccaggtcctttgGCAGAataacagccccaaaacattaaacagccatcaccatatttaactgtgggtaCTTTTcaatatggctacctctctgtgtgcgccaaaaccacctctagtGTTTACTGgtaaaaagctctattttggtttaatctgaccaaagaacccgatcccatttgaagttccagtagtgtctggcaaactgaagacgcttgagtttgtttttggatgagagtataggctttttcttgaaacccttccaaatatctagtggtgatgtaggtgacttcggattgtagttttggagactttctgaccccaagaggcaactaacttctgcaattctccagctgtgatccttggagattttttggccacttgaaccatcctcttcacagtgcgttgagacaatatagacacgcgtccagttccaggttgattcataacatttccagttgattggaacttatt
This genomic window from Ictalurus punctatus breed USDA103 chromosome 1, Coco_2.0, whole genome shotgun sequence contains:
- the rhbg gene encoding ammonium transporter Rh type B, which encodes MANYSTSMRLKLPVVCIVLEVILIILFGVLVEYDDDTDAKKWHKGNKTDAHNMDNAFYYRYPSFQDVHVMIFIGFGFLMTFLQRYGFSSVGFNFLIAAFSLQWATLMQGLLHGLHGGKIHVGVLSMINADFCTGSVLISFGAVLGKTSPVQMMIMAIFEVTLFAVNEFILLNLLQARDAGGSMTIHTFGAYFGLMVTRVLYRPNLDKSKHRNSSVYHSDLFAMIGTIYLWMFWPSFNSAITALGDDQHRTALNTYYSLAACTLATYAFSALVNHEGKLDMVHIQNAALAGGVAVGTAGEMMLTPFGSMIVGFLAGTISVLGYKYLTPVLESKLKIQDTCGVHNLHGMPGVLGAIVGSITAATASSSIYGNGMADVFPEISKDFTASNQAVMQIVSLSVTLGMALIGGLIVGFILKLPIYGAPPDTHCFEDAIYWEVPGEEEGHNELTTVKTADEAEKLNG